The Pseudomonas fluorescens nucleotide sequence CGGTGGTGCTCGCGGATGGCATTGACCGAGGTGAAGACAATGGTCGCCAGCGAGGTACCCACCGCCAGGTGGGTCAGCACCGAAGCGTCAAAGCCTTGCAGGGTGAAACTGAACACCAGCACCGGCACGATGATGATGCCGCCACCGACGCCAAACAGCCCGGCCAGCACGCCTGCGCAGGCGCCCAGCGCCAGATAGAGCACGAATTCCATTGCCGCCCCCGTAAATTCAGTCCGGCATGGTAACGGAAGGTAGGCCTGTGGCTCTAGTGAAGACACATTAAGTCGATGGATCGCGTCGGACGCTATGGGTAGAGTGGGCAAAAACACAGAGGTCCACCTATGTGTCTGATCGTATTTGCCTGGCGGCCGGGCCATGCCCAGCCGCTGATCGTCGCGGCCAACCGTGATGAGTTCTACGCCCGCCCCAGCCGTGTGCTGGGGGCCTGGGAGGATGCGCCCGGGGTTTATGCCGGGCGCGACCTGGAAGCCGGTGGCACCTGGCTGGGTATCGGCCCCGATGGCCGTTTTGCCGCGCTGACCAATATCCGCGACCCGCATCAGCCCCAGGGCGCACGCTCACGAGGCGAGCTGGTGGCGGCGTTTCTGCGCGGTGAGCTGGGGGTTGAGGCTTATCTGGACCAGGTTGCCAGCCGCAGCCAGCAGTATTCGGGGTTCAACCTGCTGGTCGCCAACAGCACGCAACTGGGTTACCTGAATGCCCGGCAAGCCACACCGCAGCTGCTGGGCGAAGGGGTTTACGGTTTGTCCAATGCCGGGCTGGATACGCCCTGGCCGAAGCTGGTCAAGGCGCGGGCGGGGTTGCAGCAGCACCTGGCCGATCCGCAGCCGGAGCGCTTGCTGGAATTGCTTGGGGATAACCTGCCGGCGGCGGACAGCGAGCTGCCGGAGACCGGCGTGGGGATTGGCACCGAGCGCTTGTTGTCGAGCGTGTTCATTGCCAGCCAGAACTACGGGACGCGGGCCAGTACCGTGCTGATCGTCGAGGCCGATGGTCGGCGGCGGTTGCTGGAACGCAGTTTTGGGCCGCTTGGCGGGCATCTGGGGGAGGTGTGTTTGCAGGTCTGACGCTATCGCTGGCAAGCCAGCTCCCCCAAGGTCCGCGGTATGCAGTACCTGTGGGAGATTCTATGGTTGTGGGCAATCCACTTTTCCGTTTTTGCTAACGTATTCGCCCTGAGTTTTCATCAGGGCGAATGCGATGCGCGCAAGCTTTCGGGAGAGGATCACCAGTGCCTGGGTCGTCGCTTTGCCGTTACGCCGATGCTCCTCGTAAAGGCCCTTCCACGCTAATGAACGACTGGCTGACATCGCTGCGTTGTGGAGCAATCGACGTATTTCCGAACAGCCTCGTTTGGTTAAACGCCGACGTCCGACTTTCTGACCGGAATCTGTAATCCGCAGGTCCATTCCCAGAAAGGCGATGTATGAATCGCTGCTTTTAAATTCGCCTCTGATAAAGGCCATGACCAAGGCGGCAGCAGTCAGGAAACCGATACCTTCAACTGCCTGGCTT carries:
- a CDS encoding NRDE family protein, which codes for MCLIVFAWRPGHAQPLIVAANRDEFYARPSRVLGAWEDAPGVYAGRDLEAGGTWLGIGPDGRFAALTNIRDPHQPQGARSRGELVAAFLRGELGVEAYLDQVASRSQQYSGFNLLVANSTQLGYLNARQATPQLLGEGVYGLSNAGLDTPWPKLVKARAGLQQHLADPQPERLLELLGDNLPAADSELPETGVGIGTERLLSSVFIASQNYGTRASTVLIVEADGRRRLLERSFGPLGGHLGEVCLQV